Within Claveliimonas bilis, the genomic segment AGATTTAGAGCACAGCTTCATCTGACGGCCTTTTAATCAGGTCTGTCAGCCGATCAGGGAGGAAATTGCATACTCCGATGGATTTCATCCTTGTCAGTGTCTTTTCAAATGAGGCCATCATCTTTTCATACCCTGCATCCTGAATTCAGACTTTTGATACCAGAAACACATCTTCCCTTCTGATCCCGCTTTCTTTCACAGCTTCACCCACTGCCCTCTCATTTCCGTAGCATGCGGCGGTATCTATCATCCGGTAGCCCGTTTTCAGAGCTTCTTTTACGGCCTTTTTACATTCATCGTGATCTGTAATCTGAAAAACTCCGAATCCAAGAAGCGGCATTTCCAACTGATTATTTAACTGTATTGTATCCATAGTAAAATCTTACAACGCCAGTTTGACGTATATTGTACGAAAGTCTTGAAATACGCATCTATCAGCTATTACCACTCCAACCGCCGCCGCATGGAGCATGAAATGTCCTTTTCTTCCCTACTGGAAAAGGATTTAGCCGAGGTCAGCACCACAGACCGCTACCCTTGTATGCTTTACCGTTTCCAAGTGAGGGAATGGCTTGTAGAAGTGCAGAACGAGCCGTTAGGACACGCCATAGAACGGCTTACCCCGTACAGGCAGGAAATCATCTTATTGTATTTTTTCTTAGGCTTTAAGAACAAGGAGATCGCCGCCCTCTACGGCTGTAATGCAAGAAAAATCAGCTACCACAAAATGAGGGCTGTCCGGCAGATACGGGCAGAAATGGAGGTGCGCCGCCATGAGTAAAAGATACAAAAACCGCATAAGTGCTAAAATAATGATATGATTAAAAGGAATTAAGGAGTTGTGTTATGGAATATAAAATACGACAAATGAAGAATACAGAATATCCATTGTTGAATGACTTTTTGTATGAAGCAATCTATGTTCCAAATGGTATAGAGCCGCCGCCTAAGACAGTAATATATTCTCCCGAATTGCAAGTATATGTTTCTGATTTTGGGAAGAAAGAACATGATATAGCTTTAGTTGCAGAAGTAAACAAAAAAATCATAGGGGCTGTATGGGTGCGTATTATGAACGATTACGGGCATATTGATAATACTACACCCTCTCTTGCAATGTCTGTTTTTAAGGAATATCGAGGGTTGGGAGTAGGTACAGCATTGTTAGAGGAGTTAATTGCAATTTTGAAGTCAAAAGGATATGCCCGAATATCGTTGTCAGTTCAGAAAGATAATTATGCAGTAAAGATGTATCAAAAAGTCGGGTTTACGATTTTAAAAGAAGTTGACGAGGAGTATATCATGGTAATTGCTTTATAGTTACGCAGTAGGCGGCTTGAAACGCCTATTCTACAAGGCTTTTTAAGCGTCAAAATCACAAAGATGTTTTATATCTCTACCCTCAAAAACAGGCTTCTATTGCGTAACACAGCCATTGAAAACTGAATAACCGCTACCCTTACAGTAGCACTACCGAGCAGGAAATCTTGAAAAGGACTTCTTGCTTTTTCTTTTGCCAAAATTAGAAAGGAGAGCCTATGCAGGAAATCACACAGACAGCCACTAAGACCACCGCCGCCCCGAAGCCGCAGACCGTTAAGCGAAAAATCGGAAAGACCACCTATGAATTATCGCTCCATTTCAGTCAGACAAGCACAGAGCGCATGAGCGATAAAGTCATGCGGCTACTGGAAAATGACCTATCTACAAAGAAATGAGGGAAACTTTTCTCTATGTCCTTGACAAACAGACCGAAAAGGAATCGCCCTGGTACAGGATCAGATCTCCGGCCTCGGTTGTGATCTGTTCGTCATTGGCAGGAAGTTCCTGTCCAAGACTTCCCACCTTTTCCATATCAGCATAATCCTGCATAGCGATCTCTAAAGACCCGTCCGCAAGCAGATCCCGAAGCGCCTCTGCTGAAGAATTGTCGGCAAGTTCAGCTGTCAGCACAGTGTCGCCGATCTGCAGGTTCAGAGCATTTCCCTGGACGGTATCTTCGCCCTGTGCACTGCTGTATCCCAGTTCCTGAACCCACTGACGGATCACTTCCACAGAGGACGCCGCATCTTCTTCGTAACAGTCAAAGATATTATCGGAAATTTCCGCATCCGGCACTGCTTCTGTTATGATGTCCACGCTGTCAGCCAGTCCTCCTGTGCCGTGGGAACAGAAGAGATATACGTCTTTACCGGACAGGTCATTTTCTTCAAGGAATGTAAGCAGCGCCATGGGAACGCCGTACCACCAGTTAGGATATCCCAGAAAGACCGTATCGTACTGCTCCAGGTTTTCTACGCTTGCCGTAAGCTCCGGCCTTGCGTTTTCTGAAAGTTCTTCATTAGCACGTTCCAGACATTCATCCCAGTCACTGGGATAGGGATCTTCTACCTTTATAGAAAACAGATCTCCTCCTGTCTCCTCCTGCACCCAGTCTGCAAGCTGCTGACATTTCCGGGCGGGATCACGCTTGGCGATGTCATTGCATCCACATCATCCGCAAGAACGGCGTTGTCTGCCCAGGAGAAATATGCCACGAGAACGTTTCCCTGGCCGTCTGCAGCATTTTGTCCATCTTCTTCCTGCGATTCTCCGGTATTTGCATCATCCCTGGTCTGCACAGTCTGGCTGCTGTCATCGGTTCCTTCGGACTGTGCACCGCAGCCTGCAGTTCCCGCTGCAAGTGTTAATGCCAATAATAAAGTTATTGCTCTCTTCTTCATGTTCGACTCCTTTTCAACGCCGGATATCCGGCTGATTTCTAAAATCGGATAGTTCTTGTTTTCATAACTTTATTATACGAATCGGCAGTTGCAATGTCTAATACCTTTGTAACATATTGAAAAATGCCTAAACAGCATAAAAGTTCTTCCAAGTGATAAACCGAGGTTGATTGAAATCCTTACTGCAACATTGAAGTTGTAACTGCACATTGAAAACTTTATGAAGTTGTAACTGCACGCTGTCATGAGTAACTGCAACAGTTTTAATCTGTTTTTCTAGCTTTGGATTGCTTTTTTTCGATTTTCCTTGTAAAATTTCTTAAAGGAAGGCATCACAAAACACAGACTGCATTTTTTACTTTTCGCAGAAGTTGTAAATGCACCCCGTTTGTGTTCTCTTTTTTATCGTGTCCTGCCTTCTCTAAAATTCCGGTTTACTTCTTAAACAAAGCCGGTGTAAGGGTTATGGAATTGGACGGGATTTTCTCAAGGCCCAGGAGGTTCGCAGTTTCCTGACCGTAGATCTTGACAAAAAGATCGATTGGAGCCTGTCCGTTCCATTTTTTTCGCGGATAGGAATTGATATGGTTCATCATTTTCCTAATCTCTTCCTCCGTATATTCATCCTTTCCATGTTTCTTAGGTATGATATAGCGGATCAGTTCATGGTTCCTTTCACAGTTGCTCTTCTGATTTGTATTCATCGGATCACAATAGAATACGCGGCATTGAATTTCCCCGGTCTCCATATCTGCTTCGATTTTTTGGGGATCGCTAAATTCACTTCCCCGATCGGTAATAATAACCTGGAAAAGTATCCGAAACTTTTCGTCTCCAAGTGCTTTCCTCAGCCGACAGAATATTTCCGTTACAGATCCTGCTGTATTGCGTTCTCTCAGAAACATGAGCTGCAAGTCACAGTTGGTAAACAGGATTGTCAGCAGTGTCTGGCCTCCTTTGTGTATGACCACACTGTCCATCTGGCTGACCATGGCATCTGGATTCTGGTGCATATATTCCTCGTATTCTTCATAACTGCGTCCGATATGGCATTTCCGGTCTACCCGGAGAACCGGGCCGCTCTTTTTCCGTTCCGGCCTGCGCAGTTTCCTTCTCAAGTCTATATTTCTGGCATCCAGAAGACCTGCATCAATATAGGAATAGATTGTCCGTTCCGATACTGGCAGTTCATCTCTGTGACGTTCACAGATAATCGGGAGTGACTGTCCTTTTTTTAACAGCGGTGTGATCGTATCATTGATCCGATTTAATTCCTGCTCCGAGAGAGAGATG encodes:
- a CDS encoding aldo/keto reductase yields the protein MDTIQLNNQLEMPLLGFGVFQITDHDECKKAVKEALKTGYRMIDTAACYGNERAVGEAVKESGIRREDVFLVSKV
- a CDS encoding transposon-encoded TnpW family protein; translation: MQEITQTATKTTAAPKPQTVKRKIGKTTYELSLHFSQTSTERMSDKVMRLLENDLSTKK
- a CDS encoding flavodoxin; translated protein: MQEETGGDLFSIKVEDPYPSDWDECLERANEELSENARPELTASVENLEQYDTVFLGYPNWWYGVPMALLTFLEENDLSGKDVYLFCSHGTGGLADSVDIITEAVPDAEISDNIFDCYEEDAASSVEVIRQWVQELGYSSAQGEDTVQGNALNLQIGDTVLTAELADNSSAEALRDLLADGSLEIAMQDYADMEKVGSLGQELPANDEQITTEAGDLILYQGDSFSVCLSRT
- a CDS encoding IS30 family transposase — protein: MSNKHLTYDDRLAIQAGLQQGLKVAQIAKNIGKDRSTVGREIKAHRRLVSTSKGNNCIHHRTCTRIPNCRLGCFRGKKQCQTACGRCQEGCPDYQEEFCIDYEKSPFVCNVCDHRLRCRLRRMLYDARYAQQQYEQMLSESRKGISLSEQELNRINDTITPLLKKGQSLPIICERHRDELPVSERTIYSYIDAGLLDARNIDLRRKLRRPERKKSGPVLRVDRKCHIGRSYEEYEEYMHQNPDAMVSQMDSVVIHKGGQTLLTILFTNCDLQLMFLRERNTAGSVTEIFCRLRKALGDEKFRILFQVIITDRGSEFSDPQKIEADMETGEIQCRVFYCDPMNTNQKSNCERNHELIRYIIPKKHGKDEYTEEEIRKMMNHINSYPRKKWNGQAPIDLFVKIYGQETANLLGLEKIPSNSITLTPALFKK
- a CDS encoding GNAT family N-acetyltransferase → MEYKIRQMKNTEYPLLNDFLYEAIYVPNGIEPPPKTVIYSPELQVYVSDFGKKEHDIALVAEVNKKIIGAVWVRIMNDYGHIDNTTPSLAMSVFKEYRGLGVGTALLEELIAILKSKGYARISLSVQKDNYAVKMYQKVGFTILKEVDEEYIMVIAL
- a CDS encoding RNA polymerase sigma factor, yielding MKYASISYYHSNRRRMEHEMSFSSLLEKDLAEVSTTDRYPCMLYRFQVREWLVEVQNEPLGHAIERLTPYRQEIILLYFFLGFKNKEIAALYGCNARKISYHKMRAVRQIRAEMEVRRHE